The Lysobacter gummosus genome includes a region encoding these proteins:
- a CDS encoding phytanoyl-CoA dioxygenase family protein — protein MPYPVASPEHIAAFAEHGYLVVRQALPAEELDRIEAHCDLLLADKERLANDWAWDRSESKEQRSFRIVQSSPTLVWPDIAAQPYRAWLASFASALMSREMAFWYDQFLGKPPGKSAPTYWHQDEGYWGGNLFDRGITGWIPLQDVDTVNGCMHFIDGGHRDGVLTHRLVEGVQSDLLVCEVGEGRAVACPMARGDVAFHHSKTPHMSNANTGPAWRKAVTNHLQAAGTGGSGDHYPWRVKVNQATGERTVPGGSHDPGMMGGMGGMGGPQR, from the coding sequence ATGCCGTATCCCGTCGCCAGCCCGGAACACATCGCCGCCTTCGCCGAACACGGTTATCTGGTGGTGCGGCAAGCGTTGCCGGCGGAGGAGCTGGACCGGATCGAAGCGCATTGCGATCTGCTGCTGGCCGACAAGGAGCGCCTGGCCAACGACTGGGCCTGGGATCGCAGCGAAAGCAAGGAGCAGCGCTCGTTCCGGATCGTGCAGTCCTCGCCGACCCTGGTCTGGCCGGACATCGCCGCGCAGCCGTACCGGGCGTGGCTGGCGAGTTTCGCCTCCGCGCTGATGTCGCGCGAGATGGCGTTCTGGTACGACCAGTTTCTCGGCAAGCCGCCGGGCAAGAGCGCGCCGACCTACTGGCATCAGGACGAAGGCTATTGGGGCGGCAATCTGTTCGATCGCGGCATCACCGGCTGGATTCCGCTGCAGGACGTGGACACCGTCAACGGCTGCATGCATTTCATCGACGGCGGCCATCGCGACGGCGTGCTGACTCATCGCCTGGTCGAAGGCGTGCAGAGCGATCTGCTGGTGTGCGAGGTGGGCGAGGGCCGCGCCGTGGCCTGTCCGATGGCGCGCGGCGATGTCGCCTTCCATCATTCCAAGACCCCGCACATGAGCAACGCCAACACCGGCCCGGCCTGGCGCAAGGCGGTGACCAATCATCTGCAGGCCGCCGGCACCGGCGGTTCCGGCGATCACTATCCGTGGCGGGTGAAGGTCAACCAGGCCACCGGCGAGCGCACGGTACCGGGCGGATCGCACGATCCGGGGATGATGGGCGGTATGGGCGGTA